The following proteins are co-located in the Haliovirga abyssi genome:
- the hsdR gene encoding type I restriction-modification system endonuclease, with protein sequence MKSNFEFLIADWPTLANLGEFAEKNLFIDSNTTLIKLRVLAENIAKLIIKEENLIDPESNNQIDRLKLLKREDLLEREIEEIFHSLRIIGNKATHEGYSSFDDADTYLSMAVKLSAWFKEVYGSDLTFDSETTIYKTPEKFELTSDYEKLKKENEKLSKEFNELKAVNRSIRNKEEKKIISIKAVQKIKFDEKETRKIIDEQLKSVGWEADSGNLRFSKGTRPEKGRNIAIAEWPTSKMRVDYALFIGLEFVGVIEAKKKSTDVISVLNESKIYSEKARIIDNEKFVKGAPFNKYNIPFMFAANGREYNKTIEEKSGIWFLNGRKPTNHPKALKNWYSPRDIEELLSKNIDDGNKKLEEEPFNYLKSKEGLGLRYYQVEAIQEVEKAIVEGKDKILLTMATGTGKTRTAIALIYRLLKSGRFKRILFLVDRASLGNQAGDSFKEAKMEDLQTFAQIYDVKEIKDKELEDTTKVHIATIQGLVRRIIYSNDNELKPSVGQYDCIIIDEAHRGYILDKEMEEEEVNFKNQNDYVSKYRTAIEYFEAVKIGLTATPALHTVDIFGHSVYEYSYRQAVIDGNLVDHEPPVIIETELNTNGMVWQVGEEVSVYNRKEGKVEKERLDDELKIEIEGFNRRVITKNFNRTVIKELVKYLNPESEEKTLIFAATDEHADMIVKILKEEFEELGWEIYDNSIQKITGYLGKGQEEAIKRFKNEKLPNIVVTVDLLTTGINVPEICNLVFIRRVKSRILYEQMIGRATRLCDKIGKTHFKIFDTVGVYDSLKDYTDMKPIVQNPNQNFEKMIGEIELIEKKEHLNKKREEIIAKIQRKKKLIEKQELEEYFKLKSGNKTPEEYIEEIKKMPVEDATKKLMDDIELFRYLDTVKYLPQKQYISNHKDAIIEVKRGYGKKNKKPDDYLESFKKFIIENSDKIEALKLLKTAPTKITRQQLRGLKLILTEKDFSETYLNSAYKDLKNEEILADIISFIKNAIDNEPLINHEDRIKLAVNKIRQKKQWNALQKKWLDIIEKQLLVENIMQKEDFDKSAFKNQGGFKKIDKIFNGELESIIDELNKYLFNISA encoded by the coding sequence ATGAAAAGTAATTTTGAATTTTTGATTGCAGATTGGCCAACTTTAGCCAATTTAGGAGAGTTTGCAGAAAAGAATTTATTTATTGATTCAAATACAACATTGATAAAATTAAGAGTTTTAGCAGAAAATATAGCAAAATTAATAATTAAGGAAGAAAATTTAATTGATCCTGAAAGCAATAATCAAATTGATAGATTAAAATTGTTAAAAAGAGAAGATTTACTAGAAAGAGAAATTGAAGAAATTTTTCATAGTTTAAGAATAATAGGAAACAAAGCTACTCACGAAGGATATTCTTCATTTGATGATGCAGATACTTATTTATCAATGGCTGTTAAATTGTCTGCTTGGTTTAAGGAAGTTTATGGAAGTGATTTAACTTTTGATTCTGAAACAACAATTTATAAAACACCTGAAAAATTTGAATTAACTTCTGATTATGAAAAACTAAAAAAGGAAAATGAAAAATTATCAAAAGAATTTAATGAATTAAAAGCAGTAAACAGATCAATTAGAAATAAAGAAGAAAAGAAGATCATCTCAATTAAAGCTGTACAGAAAATTAAATTTGATGAAAAAGAAACAAGAAAAATTATTGATGAACAATTAAAGAGTGTAGGGTGGGAAGCTGATAGTGGAAATTTAAGATTTTCAAAAGGAACAAGACCAGAAAAAGGAAGAAACATAGCTATTGCAGAGTGGCCAACATCGAAGATGAGAGTTGACTATGCACTATTTATTGGCTTGGAGTTTGTAGGAGTAATAGAAGCCAAAAAGAAATCAACTGATGTAATATCAGTTTTAAATGAATCAAAAATCTACTCTGAAAAAGCAAGAATTATAGATAATGAAAAATTTGTAAAAGGAGCACCTTTTAATAAATATAATATTCCTTTTATGTTTGCAGCTAATGGAAGAGAATATAATAAAACAATTGAAGAAAAATCGGGCATCTGGTTTTTAAATGGAAGAAAACCTACTAATCACCCAAAAGCATTAAAAAATTGGTATTCTCCACGTGATATTGAGGAATTATTAAGTAAAAATATTGATGACGGAAACAAGAAACTTGAAGAGGAACCTTTTAATTATTTGAAATCAAAAGAAGGTTTAGGATTAAGATATTATCAAGTAGAAGCAATACAAGAGGTAGAAAAAGCAATTGTAGAAGGAAAAGATAAAATATTGCTTACAATGGCAACTGGCACAGGAAAAACAAGAACTGCAATAGCTTTAATTTATAGATTACTAAAAAGTGGAAGATTTAAAAGGATATTATTTCTAGTAGATAGAGCAAGTTTAGGGAATCAGGCAGGAGATAGCTTCAAAGAAGCTAAAATGGAAGATTTACAAACTTTTGCACAAATTTATGATGTAAAAGAAATAAAAGATAAAGAGCTTGAAGATACAACAAAAGTACATATTGCAACAATTCAAGGATTAGTAAGAAGAATTATATATAGTAATGATAATGAATTAAAACCAAGTGTGGGTCAATATGATTGTATAATTATTGATGAAGCACATAGAGGTTATATTTTAGATAAAGAGATGGAAGAAGAGGAAGTGAATTTTAAAAATCAAAATGATTATGTAAGTAAATATAGAACAGCTATAGAGTATTTTGAGGCAGTTAAAATTGGATTGACTGCAACTCCCGCATTGCATACTGTAGACATATTTGGACATAGTGTTTATGAGTACAGTTATAGACAAGCAGTAATAGATGGAAACTTAGTTGACCACGAACCACCTGTAATTATTGAAACAGAGTTAAATACAAATGGTATGGTTTGGCAAGTTGGAGAGGAAGTATCTGTTTATAATAGAAAAGAAGGGAAAGTTGAAAAAGAAAGACTAGATGATGAATTAAAAATAGAAATAGAAGGTTTTAATAGAAGAGTAATAACAAAAAATTTTAATAGAACTGTTATAAAAGAATTAGTAAAATATTTAAACCCAGAATCAGAAGAAAAAACATTAATATTTGCAGCAACAGATGAACACGCTGATATGATAGTAAAAATATTGAAAGAAGAATTTGAAGAATTAGGTTGGGAAATATATGATAATTCTATTCAAAAAATAACTGGGTATCTTGGAAAAGGACAAGAAGAAGCTATCAAAAGATTTAAAAATGAAAAATTGCCTAATATTGTTGTAACTGTGGATTTACTTACTACAGGAATTAACGTACCTGAAATATGTAACTTGGTATTTATAAGAAGAGTAAAATCAAGGATTTTGTATGAACAAATGATAGGGAGAGCAACAAGATTATGTGATAAAATAGGGAAAACTCATTTTAAAATATTTGATACAGTTGGAGTATATGATTCGTTAAAAGATTATACAGATATGAAGCCGATAGTACAAAATCCTAATCAAAATTTTGAGAAAATGATAGGTGAAATAGAGTTAATAGAAAAAAAAGAACATTTAAATAAAAAGAGAGAAGAAATCATTGCAAAAATACAAAGAAAAAAGAAATTAATTGAAAAACAGGAGTTAGAAGAATATTTTAAATTGAAATCAGGAAATAAAACACCAGAAGAATATATTGAAGAAATAAAAAAGATGCCAGTAGAAGATGCAACTAAAAAATTAATGGATGATATTGAACTATTTAGATATTTAGACACAGTAAAATATTTACCTCAAAAACAATATATTTCGAATCATAAAGATGCAATAATTGAAGTGAAAAGAGGATATGGGAAAAAAAATAAAAAGCCAGATGATTATTTGGAATCTTTTAAAAAGTTTATAATTGAAAACAGTGATAAAATTGAAGCTCTGAAATTATTAAAAACAGCACCAACTAAAATAACTAGGCAACAATTAAGAGGGCTTAAATTAATACTTACAGAAAAAGATTTTTCAGAAACATATTTGAACTCTGCATATAAGGATTTAAAAAATGAAGAAATATTAGCAGATATAATAAGTTTCATAAAAAACGCTATTGATAATGAACCGTTAATAAATCATGAGGATAGAATTAAACTTGCAGTAAATAAAATCAGACAAAAAAAACAGTGGAACGCTTTACAAAAGAAATGGTTAGATATAATAGAAAAACAGTTGTTAGTTGAAAATATAATGCAAAAAGAAGATTTTGATAAATCAGCATTTAAAAATCAAGGTGGATTTAAAAAGATAGATAAAATATTTAATGGAGAATTAGAAAGTATAATAGATGAATTAAACAAATATTTATTTAATATTTCAGCATAG
- a CDS encoding class I SAM-dependent DNA methyltransferase: protein MGTVEIVQKLWNLCNVLRDDGITYHQYVTELTYILFLKMMKETGQEEIERKNGDIEVKIPEGYRWENITKESGIELMKKYKSILSYLGEHGEGKIKYIYNKANTNIEEPRNLEKIIREIDKLDWYNAKEEGLGNLYEGLLQKNAEEKKSGAGQYFTPRVLIDVMVEITKPEIGDKCNDPAAGTFGFMIAADKFLKEKTSDYLELDEKKQEFQIKEAFSGCELVSDTHRLALMNAMLHDIDGNLLFGDTLSSLGKSMKGYDVVLTNPPFGTKKGGERPRRDDLPFITSNKQLNFLQHIYRSLNTNGKARAAVVLPDNVLFQDGDGMEIRKNLLNKCNLHTILRLPTGIFYAQGVKTNVLFLTRGVNDKDNTKEVWYYDLRTNMPNFGKTNPLKREHFKDFEETFINHKSDKWTKYTIDEIKNKNYNLDLGLQKDENQIDHEDLPNPIESAEEAIVKLEQAADLLQSVIKELRLSGVEL from the coding sequence ATGGGAACTGTAGAAATAGTACAAAAATTATGGAATTTATGTAATGTTTTGCGAGATGATGGGATTACTTATCATCAATATGTTACTGAACTTACTTATATACTTTTTTTGAAGATGATGAAAGAAACAGGGCAAGAAGAAATTGAAAGAAAAAATGGTGATATAGAAGTTAAAATACCGGAAGGTTATAGATGGGAAAATATCACAAAAGAATCAGGAATTGAGTTGATGAAAAAGTATAAAAGTATACTTAGTTACTTGGGAGAGCATGGAGAAGGTAAAATTAAATATATTTACAATAAGGCAAATACAAATATTGAAGAACCGAGAAACCTTGAAAAAATAATAAGAGAAATTGATAAACTTGATTGGTATAATGCAAAAGAAGAAGGGTTAGGAAATCTGTATGAAGGTTTATTACAAAAAAATGCTGAAGAGAAAAAATCAGGTGCAGGGCAATATTTCACACCAAGAGTTTTAATTGATGTAATGGTAGAAATAACAAAGCCTGAGATTGGAGACAAATGTAATGATCCCGCTGCTGGAACTTTTGGATTTATGATTGCTGCTGATAAATTCTTAAAAGAAAAGACAAGTGATTATTTAGAATTAGATGAAAAAAAACAAGAATTTCAAATAAAAGAAGCATTTTCAGGTTGTGAACTTGTAAGCGATACTCATAGATTAGCTCTTATGAATGCAATGTTGCATGATATTGATGGCAATTTATTATTTGGGGATACATTATCTAGTCTTGGAAAAAGTATGAAAGGTTATGATGTTGTTTTAACAAATCCTCCCTTTGGAACAAAAAAAGGTGGAGAACGACCAAGAAGAGATGATTTACCTTTTATTACTTCAAATAAACAGTTAAACTTTTTACAACATATTTATCGTTCTTTAAATACTAATGGAAAAGCTAGAGCAGCGGTTGTATTACCTGATAATGTTTTATTCCAAGATGGTGATGGAATGGAAATAAGAAAGAATTTATTAAATAAATGCAATCTTCATACAATATTAAGATTACCAACTGGAATATTTTATGCACAAGGTGTAAAAACAAATGTTTTATTCTTAACAAGAGGTGTAAATGATAAAGATAATACAAAAGAGGTTTGGTATTATGATTTAAGAACTAATATGCCTAACTTTGGGAAAACTAATCCATTAAAAAGAGAACATTTTAAAGATTTTGAAGAAACATTTATTAATCATAAAAGTGATAAATGGACAAAATATACAATAGATGAGATTAAAAATAAAAATTATAATCTTGATTTAGGATTGCAAAAAGATGAAAATCAAATTGACCATGAGGACTTACCAAATCCAATCGAAAGTGCAGAAGAAGCAATAGTAAAACTTGAACAGGCAGCAGATTTACTTCAAAGTGTTATTAAAGAACTTCGTTTAAGTGGAGTAGAACTATAA
- a CDS encoding PDDEXK nuclease domain-containing protein has product MGTIIDNIDYKNWISNLKLKFRNSQIKASISVNRELLNFYWELGEDITNMQLKYKWGSNFLKNLSSDLKREFPEIKGFSERNLKYIRQWYLFWNKDEIGQQVVAQLKTIPWGSNIVIISKCNNIEEATFYLNNILENGWSRSVLLHHIKSNLYKREGKAITNFKETLPEIYSDLANETLKDPYKFDFLNISKKYSERELENALVKNIMKFLLELGKGFAFIGNQYHLELSGKDYYLDLLFYHIKLRCYVVIELKVGEFKPEYAGKVNFYLTLVDEKLKNETDNPSIGIILCTSKDKITAEYSLREMIKPIGVSEYEVIEKLPNEFKDILPTIEEFEEEFKKIELAEKETEYGEEE; this is encoded by the coding sequence ATGGGAACTATAATTGATAATATAGATTATAAAAACTGGATAAGTAATTTAAAACTAAAGTTTAGAAATTCACAGATAAAAGCAAGTATTTCTGTAAACAGAGAGCTTTTAAATTTTTATTGGGAATTAGGAGAAGATATTACCAATATGCAGTTAAAGTATAAATGGGGAAGTAATTTTTTAAAAAATTTGAGTAGTGATTTAAAAAGAGAATTCCCTGAAATAAAAGGTTTTTCAGAAAGAAATCTCAAATATATAAGGCAATGGTATTTGTTTTGGAATAAAGATGAAATTGGGCAACAAGTTGTTGCCCAATTAAAAACGATACCTTGGGGAAGTAATATTGTGATAATTTCAAAATGTAATAATATAGAAGAAGCAACCTTTTATTTGAATAATATATTGGAAAATGGATGGAGTAGAAGTGTTTTACTTCATCATATTAAGAGCAATTTATATAAGAGGGAAGGAAAAGCAATTACAAATTTTAAAGAGACACTACCTGAAATTTATTCTGATTTAGCCAATGAAACATTAAAAGATCCTTATAAATTTGATTTTCTTAATATAAGTAAAAAATATAGTGAAAGAGAACTTGAAAATGCTCTTGTGAAAAATATTATGAAATTTTTACTTGAGCTTGGGAAAGGATTTGCATTTATTGGGAATCAATATCATTTAGAATTGAGTGGAAAGGATTATTATCTTGATTTGCTGTTTTACCATATAAAATTAAGATGTTATGTAGTAATTGAATTGAAAGTGGGAGAGTTTAAACCTGAATATGCAGGTAAAGTAAATTTTTATTTAACTCTTGTTGATGAAAAATTAAAAAATGAAACTGATAATCCTAGTATTGGAATTATTTTGTGTACTTCAAAAGATAAAATCACAGCAGAATATTCATTGAGAGAGATGATAAAACCAATAGGGGTAAGTGAATATGAGGTAATAGAAAAATTACCGAATGAGTTTAAAGATATTCTGCCTACAATAGAAGAATTTGAAGAAGAGTTTAAAAAGATAGAGTTGGCAGAAAAGGAGACAGAGTATGGCGAAGAAGAATAA
- a CDS encoding restriction endonuclease subunit S: MAKKNKEKKSIDELLKEALIPEEEQPYELPGNWAWVRLGNIINLISGQDVSKKLCNENKIGIPYIMGASNMENDNLLIERWIEKPKIIANKGDIILSVKGTVGKLLILKEEKANLSRQVMGIKLKNDIDNIFIYRFFQSYIEELKTRAKGLIPGINRDDILEIKFQLPPLAEQKRIVAKLEDMLSKIKQAKELITEAKETFELRRASILHKAFTGELTKKWREENETESVDKLLKKINEEKLKKWEEKYKIAEKEGKRKPKKPEIKSVEEMKVYGSDQPYELPDGWCWVMLGDITEFKNGYAFKSKFFTQEGLQVIRMGNLYQNSLNLDRNPVFMPLSLDEKIVNKTKLKENDILLTLTGTKYKKDYGYAIKINNLGERMLLLNQRILGITTIDEINTFIFRYLYSNIFRDKFFSFETGGVNQGNVSSTATATIGVPFPSLKEQTEIIRQLEQFFRTEEEAKDLLEMEEQIDLLEKSILSKAFRGELGTNNPDDEPAIELLKRVLQEMSCEN; encoded by the coding sequence ATGGCGAAGAAGAATAAAGAGAAAAAAAGTATAGATGAATTATTGAAAGAGGCATTGATCCCAGAAGAAGAGCAGCCTTATGAGTTGCCTGGAAATTGGGCGTGGGTGAGATTAGGAAATATTATTAATTTAATTTCTGGGCAAGACGTTTCAAAAAAATTGTGTAATGAGAATAAAATAGGTATTCCGTATATAATGGGTGCAAGTAATATGGAAAATGATAATTTACTTATTGAAAGATGGATAGAAAAGCCAAAGATTATTGCAAATAAAGGAGATATTATATTAAGTGTAAAAGGTACAGTAGGTAAATTATTAATTTTAAAAGAAGAAAAAGCAAATTTGAGTCGTCAAGTAATGGGAATAAAATTAAAAAATGATATAGATAATATATTTATATATAGATTTTTTCAAAGTTATATTGAAGAGTTAAAAACTAGAGCCAAAGGTTTAATTCCTGGAATAAATCGAGATGATATTTTGGAAATAAAATTTCAGCTTCCGCCGTTAGCTGAACAAAAAAGAATAGTTGCAAAACTTGAAGATATGCTTTCAAAAATAAAACAAGCAAAAGAACTAATTACAGAAGCAAAAGAAACTTTTGAACTTCGTAGAGCAAGTATTTTACATAAAGCTTTTACAGGAGAATTGACTAAAAAATGGAGAGAAGAGAATGAAACTGAATCAGTTGATAAACTTCTTAAAAAGATAAATGAAGAAAAATTAAAAAAATGGGAAGAAAAATATAAAATAGCAGAAAAAGAAGGAAAAAGAAAACCTAAAAAGCCTGAAATTAAATCTGTTGAAGAGATGAAGGTCTATGGAAGTGATCAGCCTTATGAATTGCCTGATGGGTGGTGTTGGGTTATGTTGGGGGATATTACAGAATTTAAGAACGGTTACGCATTTAAAAGTAAATTTTTTACACAAGAAGGGTTACAGGTAATAAGGATGGGGAATTTATATCAAAATTCACTTAATTTGGATAGGAATCCTGTTTTTATGCCTTTATCTTTAGATGAAAAAATAGTTAATAAAACAAAATTGAAAGAAAATGATATACTATTAACTTTAACTGGAACAAAATACAAAAAAGATTACGGTTATGCCATAAAAATTAATAATTTAGGTGAAAGAATGTTATTACTTAATCAAAGAATTCTTGGAATAACTACAATTGATGAAATAAACACTTTTATATTTAGATATTTATATTCAAATATTTTTAGGGATAAGTTTTTTAGTTTTGAAACCGGTGGAGTTAATCAAGGAAACGTAAGTTCAACAGCAACGGCAACCATAGGAGTTCCGTTTCCATCACTTAAAGAACAAACAGAAATTATTCGACAGCTTGAACAATTCTTTAGAACAGAAGAAGAAGCAAAAGACCTTCTTGAAATGGAAGAACAAATTGATTTACTTGAAAAATCAATTCTATCAAAAGCATTTAGAGGAGAATTAGGGACAAATAATCCTGATGATGAACCT